A genomic window from Bdellovibrio sp. SKB1291214 includes:
- a CDS encoding CAP domain-containing protein: protein MNTKVLTLTMVAMMLSLTACNGGFEASSALGIDSAQGSNGSVTLPSAGADGCYGMDANTCLVFKATNTQRVANGLAALVYCQACTQMAFEQSKDMSDRQYFDHERPDETFSHRVARFGLTAGCAENIAQGYTPETVVTGWMVSPGHRNNILNGNYKSLGIGLYNGYATQVFYAGTNR from the coding sequence ATGAACACGAAAGTTCTTACACTCACAATGGTCGCAATGATGCTAAGTCTGACTGCATGTAACGGTGGCTTTGAAGCAAGCTCCGCATTAGGAATAGACTCTGCCCAAGGCTCTAATGGATCCGTAACTTTACCAAGTGCTGGCGCAGATGGTTGCTACGGAATGGACGCTAACACGTGCTTGGTGTTCAAGGCCACCAACACCCAGCGAGTAGCAAACGGCCTAGCAGCCTTGGTGTACTGCCAAGCCTGCACGCAAATGGCCTTTGAACAATCCAAGGATATGAGCGACAGACAGTATTTTGATCACGAACGCCCTGATGAAACCTTCAGCCACCGAGTCGCAAGATTCGGCCTAACCGCAGGCTGCGCCGAAAACATAGCCCAAGGCTACACTCCAGAAACCGTTGTAACCGGTTGGATGGTAAGCCCAGGCCATAGAAACAACATCCTAAACGGCAACTATAAAAGCTTAGGCATAGGTCTTTATAACGGCTACGCCACCCAGGTTTTCTACGCAGGCACAAATCGCTAA
- a CDS encoding RecQ family ATP-dependent DNA helicase gives MQKVWQGENALALMPTGMGKSLCFQFPAKIRDGLVIVISPLIALMQDQVLKAKDLGIPATCLNSTLTREERESRQDRLAKGDFKLLYVTPERFRKPEFLKAIEGRKIQLLAVDEAHCISQWGHDFRPDYSRVGEFRALLGNPPTIALTATATPEVQKDILAKLNIPDAEIISAGIERPNLALRVHDLYGIDDKIRAIIGLRYQQPGAAIVYCSLIQTLRKISAELHRAGVQHLVYHGDLSPQDRKRNQKAFIAEESPLMLATPAFGLGIDKANVRLLVHSEIPSALESYFQEVGRAGRDGQESFCHLLYDQDDVSIQMEFLKWSHPDPEFIAKIYDLIEQNRLRVNQEKFDFLREQMNFRNRRDFRAEAAVSILERWGCLEKSEDPFPYQCVHAPTQEQFAAENGPVILRAQNSKLLEMVRFATQDKECRMNFIYHYFGHRHETPCGKCDICVDNQN, from the coding sequence TTGCAAAAGGTATGGCAAGGCGAAAACGCCCTCGCGTTAATGCCGACGGGCATGGGAAAATCCCTGTGTTTTCAATTCCCTGCAAAAATCCGAGACGGCCTAGTAATTGTCATCTCTCCGCTGATCGCTTTAATGCAAGACCAAGTTCTGAAAGCCAAAGATTTAGGCATCCCGGCCACATGTCTAAATTCCACTTTAACGCGAGAAGAGCGCGAATCTCGTCAGGACCGCTTAGCGAAGGGTGACTTCAAACTGCTGTATGTAACTCCCGAGCGTTTTCGTAAGCCCGAATTCCTGAAAGCCATTGAGGGTCGCAAGATTCAGCTGCTGGCCGTGGATGAGGCCCATTGCATTTCCCAATGGGGTCACGATTTCCGTCCCGATTATTCTCGCGTGGGGGAGTTTCGAGCGCTTTTAGGCAATCCCCCAACAATTGCCCTGACAGCAACGGCAACCCCCGAAGTTCAAAAAGATATCTTGGCAAAGTTGAACATCCCTGATGCCGAAATTATTTCGGCGGGCATCGAACGTCCTAACTTGGCCTTGCGAGTTCATGATTTGTACGGGATTGACGATAAAATCCGCGCGATCATTGGGCTCCGCTATCAGCAGCCGGGTGCTGCCATCGTTTACTGTTCGTTGATTCAAACACTGCGAAAAATATCTGCGGAACTTCATCGCGCGGGCGTACAACATTTGGTTTATCACGGTGACCTGTCCCCCCAAGATCGTAAGCGCAATCAAAAGGCGTTTATAGCCGAAGAGTCTCCATTGATGCTGGCCACACCTGCCTTTGGCTTGGGGATCGATAAAGCGAATGTTCGGTTATTAGTTCACTCTGAAATTCCAAGCGCCTTAGAGAGCTATTTTCAAGAGGTCGGTCGAGCAGGGCGTGATGGACAAGAATCCTTTTGTCATCTTTTATACGATCAAGATGATGTCAGTATTCAAATGGAATTCTTAAAATGGTCGCATCCTGATCCAGAGTTCATTGCTAAAATTTATGATCTGATCGAGCAAAATCGCCTGCGCGTGAATCAGGAGAAGTTTGATTTCCTTCGCGAGCAGATGAATTTCCGCAACCGTCGTGATTTCCGTGCAGAGGCTGCCGTCAGCATTTTGGAACGTTGGGGCTGCTTAGAAAAATCAGAGGATCCATTTCCGTATCAGTGTGTTCATGCGCCAACTCAGGAGCAGTTCGCTGCGGAAAACGGTCCTGTCATTTTGCGTGCGCAGAATTCAAAACTGCTAGAGATGGTGCGCTTTGCGACTCAAGATAAAGAATGTCGCATGAATTTTATCTATCACTACTTTGGACACCGACACGAAACTCCCTGTGGCAAGTGTGATATTTGTGTTGATAATCAAAACTAG
- a CDS encoding PQQ-dependent sugar dehydrogenase yields the protein MFNVSKKLTTLFAVFLIGGAAYAADLPLNKLKMPPGFEISVWAKVKDARSIAQAPGGRFFIGSRAGDKVSLVQNGKVQTFAEGLDTPNGVAFKDGKLYVAEVSKILEFNVPDKISAPQKPAKTLSQKFPSDTHHGWKFIRFGPDGKLYVPVGAPCNICDMGTEYGRIYRLDVNGTAKDIVAEGVRNTVGFDWDPTTKDLWFTENGRDWLGDDSPPDEINHLSKVGEHFGFPFCHGKNVLDKEFGKGKDCKNYKAPEAELRAHVAALGMRFYNGKMFPSEYQGGIIYAEHGSWNRSAPQGYMVGFAKVKDGKITSVMPLVEGWLQVGDAWGRPVDVEVMEDGSVLISDDKAGVIYRLTYKAKGK from the coding sequence ATGTTTAATGTCTCGAAAAAATTGACAACTCTGTTTGCAGTGTTCCTGATTGGTGGCGCCGCATATGCCGCCGATCTTCCGCTGAATAAACTCAAAATGCCTCCGGGATTTGAAATTTCCGTGTGGGCAAAGGTCAAAGATGCGCGCTCTATCGCACAGGCACCAGGTGGTCGATTTTTTATCGGCTCGCGTGCGGGGGACAAGGTCAGCCTTGTTCAGAATGGAAAAGTGCAAACCTTCGCTGAAGGCCTAGACACGCCCAACGGTGTCGCCTTTAAGGACGGAAAACTTTACGTCGCTGAAGTTTCAAAGATTTTGGAATTCAATGTGCCTGATAAAATTTCAGCACCCCAAAAACCCGCAAAAACATTGTCGCAAAAATTTCCCAGCGACACCCATCATGGCTGGAAATTTATCCGATTTGGCCCTGATGGTAAGCTGTATGTCCCCGTGGGCGCCCCATGCAATATCTGTGATATGGGAACTGAATACGGACGCATTTATCGGTTAGATGTGAATGGCACAGCAAAGGATATCGTTGCAGAAGGCGTTCGCAATACTGTGGGATTTGATTGGGATCCGACGACGAAGGATTTGTGGTTTACGGAAAATGGTCGTGACTGGTTGGGAGATGACTCTCCTCCGGATGAAATCAATCATTTGTCGAAAGTGGGGGAGCATTTTGGATTCCCATTTTGTCATGGCAAAAACGTTCTAGATAAAGAGTTTGGTAAGGGCAAAGACTGCAAGAACTATAAAGCTCCTGAAGCCGAGCTAAGAGCCCACGTTGCAGCCCTAGGGATGCGCTTTTATAATGGGAAGATGTTTCCTTCTGAGTATCAAGGCGGTATCATTTATGCTGAACACGGTTCTTGGAATCGCAGCGCGCCTCAAGGTTACATGGTTGGTTTTGCTAAAGTCAAAGACGGCAAAATAACCTCGGTCATGCCATTGGTTGAAGGTTGGTTGCAAGTGGGAGACGCGTGGGGGCGCCCTGTTGACGTTGAAGTTATGGAAGATGGTTCCGTCCTCATTTCTGACGACAAGGCCGGTGTGATTTATCGTCTGACTTATAAGGCAAAAGGAAAGTAG
- the abc-f gene encoding ribosomal protection-like ABC-F family protein, protein MPLLSTYKLEKSFAGKTLFKNVSLGIDEGDRIGLVGPNGAGKSTLLKIIAGRMKPDGGEVTMNKGLGIGYLEQTPTFTPGVSILDAIMGDLDYGEFIGPAYEWMARLELSQFGDTFLVEDLSGGWRKRVALARELVQNPQLLLLDEPTNHLDVTSIMWLEEFLAKAQFATLIITHDRLFLQRVTNKIFDLDPKNPNYLFVTLGDYSAYVESKELMMAGQEAKELTMKNTLRRETEWLRRGAKARLTKQKARIDRAHTLKDDVSDLVAKNANRTVKIEFKDADRNPQKLIELSHITKAYDDRILFKDFTYLVNPKTRMALLGDNGSGKSTLIRIMLGQETPDMGEVKRAENLKVAYFEQNRETLSPQKSVLKNICPDGDYVHYQGSYVYARSYLERFQFNRQQMDMPVEKLSGGEQARLRIAQLMLNEAQVLILDEPTNDLDVQTLAVLEESLRDFNGAVILVTHDRYFMDQVAKEIIALHKNPDGHTTMERFAGFLQWEEWYDDLKEMEAASKQEEKQQAKAASGGKAKKLSFKEKFELENMEANIAALEEKLQAAQTQSMLPDIASNPKKVQELYNEIATTQAEIERLYARWNELEGKS, encoded by the coding sequence ATGCCTTTACTAAGTACATACAAGCTTGAAAAATCATTCGCGGGAAAAACTCTTTTTAAAAACGTCAGTCTGGGGATTGATGAAGGTGACCGCATTGGTTTAGTTGGTCCTAACGGCGCGGGAAAATCCACGCTTTTAAAAATCATCGCAGGTCGCATGAAACCTGACGGTGGTGAAGTGACGATGAATAAGGGCTTGGGCATTGGTTATCTTGAACAAACCCCTACATTCACTCCAGGCGTTTCTATTTTAGATGCAATCATGGGTGATCTTGATTACGGCGAATTTATTGGACCTGCGTATGAATGGATGGCCCGCTTAGAGCTTTCTCAGTTTGGCGATACGTTCTTGGTGGAAGATCTTTCGGGAGGTTGGAGAAAACGCGTGGCTTTGGCTCGCGAACTTGTGCAAAATCCGCAGCTTTTGTTGCTGGATGAGCCCACGAATCACTTGGACGTCACTTCCATCATGTGGCTTGAGGAGTTCTTAGCCAAAGCGCAATTCGCAACTTTGATCATCACCCATGACCGTTTATTTCTTCAACGTGTGACGAATAAGATATTCGATTTGGATCCGAAAAATCCAAACTACTTGTTTGTGACGTTGGGTGATTATTCCGCGTACGTTGAATCTAAAGAATTGATGATGGCGGGGCAGGAAGCCAAAGAGCTGACGATGAAGAACACTCTTCGTCGCGAAACAGAATGGCTTCGTCGTGGTGCTAAGGCCCGTTTAACCAAACAAAAAGCACGGATTGATCGTGCCCACACGTTGAAAGACGACGTTTCTGATTTGGTGGCGAAAAACGCCAATCGCACGGTGAAAATTGAATTCAAAGATGCAGATCGCAATCCACAAAAATTGATCGAGCTTTCGCACATCACGAAAGCTTATGATGATCGTATCTTGTTTAAAGACTTTACTTACCTGGTAAATCCAAAAACGCGCATGGCCCTTTTGGGTGACAACGGTTCTGGGAAATCCACTTTGATTCGCATCATGTTGGGGCAAGAAACTCCTGACATGGGGGAAGTAAAGCGTGCGGAAAACTTAAAGGTCGCGTATTTCGAACAGAATCGCGAAACATTAAGCCCGCAAAAATCAGTTCTTAAAAATATCTGTCCTGATGGTGACTATGTTCACTATCAAGGCTCTTACGTCTATGCGCGCAGTTATCTGGAGCGTTTCCAATTCAACCGTCAGCAAATGGATATGCCCGTCGAAAAACTATCAGGCGGGGAGCAAGCTCGTCTGCGTATCGCTCAATTGATGTTGAACGAAGCGCAAGTTCTGATTCTGGATGAGCCGACGAATGACTTGGACGTGCAAACATTGGCAGTCCTTGAGGAATCTTTGCGCGATTTCAATGGCGCTGTGATCTTGGTAACCCATGACCGATACTTTATGGACCAAGTTGCTAAAGAAATTATCGCTCTTCATAAGAATCCAGATGGTCATACGACCATGGAGCGTTTCGCCGGCTTCTTACAATGGGAAGAATGGTACGACGATTTGAAAGAGATGGAAGCCGCAAGCAAACAAGAAGAAAAGCAACAAGCGAAAGCTGCTTCCGGTGGAAAAGCTAAAAAGTTAAGTTTCAAAGAAAAGTTTGAATTGGAAAACATGGAAGCAAACATCGCAGCTCTTGAGGAAAAACTTCAAGCAGCGCAAACCCAAAGCATGCTTCCAGACATCGCCAGCAACCCCAAGAAGGTTCAAGAGCTGTACAATGAGATCGCTACCACTCAAGCTGAAATCGAGCGCCTATACGCTCGCTGGAATGAATTAGAAGGCAAATCTTAA
- the fusA gene encoding elongation factor G yields the protein MSKKWNIDMVRNIGISAHIDSGKTTLSERILFYGGKIHAIHEVRGKDGVGATMDSMDLEREKGITIQSAATQVQWKDYTINLIDTPGHVDFTVEVERSLRVLDGAILVLCGVSGVQSQSITVDRQMKRYGVPRLAFVNKLDRQGANPFRVKDALIEKLRLNAVMVNIPIGLEDQHRGIVDLVQMKAFINEGNDGEKITEIEIPADLVEQAKEYRHKMIGALADIDDAIGEKFLMEEEPTLEEIKAAIRKGVIDLKLVPVFCGSAYKNKNVQHLLDGVTYYLPTPAEKKEQALDLNKGEEKFDLFPDANKPTVALAFKLQETPFGQLTYMRVYQGKLQKGAFITNQTNKKAVKIPRLVRMHSDKMEDIEVSYAGDIVALFGIDCASGDTFCSEDINASMQSMHVPDAVISLAVSPKDKAAANNFSKALQKFRKEDPTFRVHRDEESNETIISGMGELHLEIYVERMKREFNCEVIVGQPQVAYRETISAATDYDYTHKKQTGGSGQYAKIVGKIQPLPPQEDGSVFKFTNAVVGGRIPKEFIPAVEEGFKEQTVKGPLIGFPIVGVEVVLEDGAYHDVDSSYMAFKIAGMAALREVYAAAKPTVLEPIMKLETVVPDEYQGSAVGQINQRRGTIVGTTAFDGNCVIEAEVPLTEMFGYSTDLRSATKGKGEFSMEFAKYLPVPRNIQEELAKKYQAKRAAEQK from the coding sequence ATGTCCAAAAAATGGAATATTGATATGGTCAGAAATATCGGTATCTCGGCTCACATCGACTCGGGAAAAACGACTCTTTCTGAGCGTATTCTGTTCTATGGAGGTAAGATCCACGCCATCCACGAAGTTCGTGGTAAAGACGGCGTCGGCGCTACAATGGACTCCATGGATCTAGAGAGAGAAAAAGGTATCACAATCCAGTCTGCTGCAACTCAGGTTCAGTGGAAGGATTACACAATCAACTTGATCGACACTCCGGGACACGTTGACTTCACAGTTGAAGTTGAACGTTCACTTCGCGTACTTGACGGTGCGATCCTAGTTCTTTGTGGTGTATCTGGTGTTCAATCTCAATCCATCACAGTTGACCGTCAGATGAAACGTTACGGCGTTCCTCGTTTGGCATTCGTGAACAAATTGGACCGTCAAGGTGCCAACCCGTTCCGCGTTAAAGATGCTTTGATTGAAAAACTTCGTTTGAATGCAGTTATGGTAAACATCCCAATCGGTTTGGAAGACCAACACCGTGGTATCGTTGACCTAGTTCAAATGAAAGCTTTCATCAATGAAGGTAACGACGGTGAGAAAATCACTGAAATCGAAATCCCAGCTGATCTAGTTGAGCAAGCTAAAGAATACCGTCACAAAATGATCGGTGCTTTGGCTGATATCGACGATGCAATCGGCGAAAAGTTCTTGATGGAAGAAGAACCAACTCTTGAAGAGATCAAAGCGGCTATCCGTAAAGGTGTAATCGATTTGAAATTGGTTCCAGTATTCTGCGGATCTGCTTACAAAAATAAAAACGTTCAGCACTTGTTGGATGGCGTAACTTACTACTTGCCAACTCCAGCCGAAAAGAAAGAACAAGCTCTTGACCTTAACAAAGGCGAAGAGAAGTTCGATCTTTTCCCAGATGCTAACAAACCGACTGTTGCCTTGGCGTTCAAACTTCAAGAAACACCATTCGGTCAGTTGACATACATGCGCGTTTACCAAGGTAAATTGCAAAAAGGTGCGTTCATTACGAACCAAACGAATAAGAAAGCCGTTAAAATTCCTCGTCTAGTGCGTATGCACTCGGACAAAATGGAAGATATCGAAGTTTCTTACGCGGGTGACATCGTTGCATTGTTCGGTATCGACTGTGCTTCTGGTGATACGTTCTGTTCTGAAGACATCAATGCATCTATGCAATCTATGCACGTACCAGACGCGGTTATCTCTCTTGCGGTATCTCCAAAAGATAAAGCAGCAGCGAATAACTTCTCTAAAGCGTTGCAAAAATTCCGTAAGGAAGACCCTACTTTCCGCGTTCACCGTGACGAGGAATCAAATGAGACTATCATCTCTGGTATGGGTGAGTTGCACTTGGAAATCTACGTAGAGCGTATGAAACGCGAATTCAACTGCGAAGTGATCGTTGGTCAACCGCAAGTTGCTTACCGTGAGACTATCTCTGCAGCTACTGATTACGACTACACTCACAAAAAACAAACGGGTGGTTCGGGTCAATACGCGAAGATCGTTGGTAAAATCCAACCTCTTCCTCCACAAGAAGACGGCTCAGTGTTTAAATTCACTAACGCTGTTGTCGGTGGTCGTATCCCTAAAGAATTTATCCCAGCTGTTGAAGAGGGTTTCAAAGAGCAAACTGTTAAAGGTCCATTGATCGGCTTCCCGATCGTTGGTGTTGAAGTTGTTCTTGAAGACGGCGCATACCATGACGTCGACTCATCATACATGGCGTTCAAAATCGCTGGTATGGCGGCTCTTCGTGAAGTTTACGCTGCTGCGAAACCAACAGTTCTTGAGCCGATCATGAAGCTTGAAACTGTAGTTCCAGACGAATATCAAGGTTCAGCGGTTGGTCAAATCAACCAACGCCGTGGTACTATCGTTGGTACAACAGCGTTCGACGGTAACTGCGTTATCGAAGCTGAAGTTCCTTTGACAGAAATGTTCGGTTACTCAACTGACCTTCGTTCTGCAACTAAAGGTAAAGGTGAGTTCTCTATGGAATTCGCGAAGTACTTGCCAGTACCTCGTAACATCCAAGAAGAGCTTGCTAAGAAATACCAAGCTAAGCGCGCAGCTGAGCAAAAGTAA
- the aat gene encoding leucyl/phenylalanyl-tRNA--protein transferase: protein MTRFHSSVEFPDPRDTMAEGILAVGGKLDVGTLYTAYSKGIFPWPQVGFPMLWFSPEKRGMMFFNEFHVPESLQRFRRKNPQITYTVNKDFDHVMAECANQIRPGQEGTWILPVMKRAYHEFNKAGFGLSIEVRENNVLIGGIYGVLVDGVFSGESMFYKKPNASKLALWFLVEHLSQLGHQWIDVQMVTPVVAQLGGRLVDREEYLQLLEERHQQIAAIP, encoded by the coding sequence TTGACAAGATTTCACTCCTCCGTCGAGTTTCCAGATCCACGCGATACGATGGCCGAAGGTATTTTGGCCGTCGGTGGAAAATTAGATGTGGGGACCTTGTACACAGCCTACAGCAAAGGAATTTTCCCATGGCCACAGGTCGGTTTTCCGATGCTGTGGTTTTCCCCTGAAAAACGCGGCATGATGTTTTTTAATGAATTCCATGTTCCAGAAAGCCTGCAAAGGTTTCGTCGTAAAAATCCGCAAATTACGTACACGGTTAACAAAGATTTCGATCACGTGATGGCCGAGTGTGCGAACCAAATACGCCCGGGCCAAGAGGGCACGTGGATTCTGCCCGTGATGAAACGCGCCTATCATGAATTCAATAAAGCGGGCTTTGGACTTTCGATTGAAGTTAGGGAAAACAACGTCTTAATCGGTGGCATTTACGGCGTGCTAGTCGATGGAGTTTTTAGTGGAGAAAGCATGTTTTATAAAAAGCCTAATGCCTCTAAATTGGCACTGTGGTTTTTAGTTGAGCATCTTTCACAGCTGGGGCACCAATGGATTGATGTTCAGATGGTGACGCCGGTCGTAGCCCAACTGGGAGGACGACTTGTGGATCGTGAGGAATACCTGCAATTGCTCGAAGAGCGTCATCAACAAATAGCTGCAATTCCTTAA
- a CDS encoding TolC family protein, which translates to MVKKIILLLCATSTAMAQTTPVAAASVVTLSQKKVAELALQQGYRTKEVNLQYQQYKLPFAETLAKYDWLLGVTTGYELDKQAQLLSSQTLDPRNKIERYNTTLTLSKPFTTGTLATIELNRLSLNADYDTALTVQPPDNQTLDRAGIVLEQAILGNFFGVADRGTVNAAEENYKASEILRANDLENVVLESIRQFWTAYIAQENFKEAVSARDRYKKLVDTVRRKTSLGYSNPGDLPQAQAELETREQTVKSTSTEYLAAVENLLTSLALDPKSEVKFEMSTMLPAMPSLPPVKTEDLRAIRSQKLKVSAAEESLSASKSLAYPTLNVVGKAYTTGVAEKSEDSYSELTGGSRPDYYVGLRFAYNFGSDIQNERIVYNKLNRDLEQTRLQRQLVEVIDSNTQAERKAQAAYSIAQSAEKQKEFRERAVTELQRSYAQGRTDINNLIIALNSSFTAEVQYITAVGNYHIALNEWAASRDELIPDEQPSENGK; encoded by the coding sequence ATGGTAAAAAAAATCATCCTGCTTCTTTGTGCGACCTCCACTGCGATGGCGCAGACAACTCCGGTTGCTGCAGCTTCAGTTGTTACTTTGTCTCAGAAAAAAGTAGCGGAACTGGCATTGCAACAGGGTTACCGTACCAAAGAAGTTAATCTTCAGTATCAACAATATAAACTTCCCTTTGCTGAAACACTGGCTAAGTACGATTGGCTTTTAGGTGTGACAACAGGTTATGAATTGGACAAGCAAGCTCAATTGCTTTCCTCTCAAACTTTAGATCCACGCAACAAAATCGAACGCTACAATACGACTTTGACGTTGTCTAAACCATTCACGACGGGGACTTTAGCAACTATCGAGTTGAACCGTCTTTCTTTGAACGCGGATTACGATACAGCTTTGACAGTGCAACCACCGGATAATCAAACTCTGGACCGCGCGGGCATCGTGCTGGAACAAGCGATCTTGGGTAACTTCTTTGGTGTGGCTGATCGCGGAACTGTAAATGCGGCAGAGGAAAACTACAAAGCTTCGGAAATCCTTCGTGCAAACGATTTGGAAAACGTGGTTTTGGAATCTATCCGTCAATTCTGGACAGCGTATATCGCTCAAGAAAACTTCAAGGAAGCTGTGAGTGCGCGCGACCGTTATAAAAAATTGGTCGACACCGTTCGCAGAAAAACTTCATTGGGTTATTCAAACCCTGGAGACTTGCCGCAAGCTCAGGCCGAACTTGAAACTCGCGAGCAAACCGTCAAATCGACTTCGACTGAATATTTAGCTGCAGTAGAAAATCTATTAACGTCTTTGGCGTTGGATCCAAAATCTGAAGTTAAGTTTGAGATGAGCACCATGCTCCCAGCAATGCCAAGCTTGCCGCCAGTAAAAACTGAAGACTTGCGTGCAATCCGTTCGCAAAAACTGAAAGTTTCTGCTGCGGAAGAAAGCTTGTCAGCATCTAAGTCTTTAGCCTACCCGACTTTGAATGTTGTCGGAAAAGCTTATACGACAGGTGTGGCTGAAAAGTCCGAGGACTCATACTCGGAGTTAACGGGTGGCTCTCGACCTGATTACTATGTAGGTTTAAGATTTGCTTATAACTTTGGCTCTGACATTCAAAACGAGCGTATCGTTTACAACAAGCTAAATCGCGACTTGGAACAAACGCGTTTGCAACGTCAGTTGGTTGAAGTTATCGACTCAAACACACAAGCGGAGCGTAAAGCACAAGCCGCTTACTCGATTGCCCAAAGCGCGGAGAAGCAAAAAGAGTTCCGCGAAAGAGCAGTAACGGAGTTACAACGCTCATACGCTCAAGGCAGAACAGATATTAATAACTTGATCATTGCTCTTAACAGTTCATTCACAGCAGAAGTCCAATACATCACTGCTGTAGGTAACTACCACATCGCTTTGAATGAATGGGCAGCATCAAGAGACGAACTTATTCCTGACGAACAACCGTCAGAAAATGGAAAATAG